Proteins from a single region of Dehalococcoidia bacterium:
- a CDS encoding nicotinate phosphoribosyltransferase, whose amino-acid sequence MAKFEPSKEVLSGETADVYFQRTIDILRHEKLNPQAVMEVFPGRDGVLCGIEEVKALLRKVLPAGESQVWALGEGADISRKEVVLRISAPYQSYGLYETALLGMLSQASGWATAARECVQAANGIPVVSFGARHVHPSVAAVMDYAAVIGGCQGCSTTLGAKLAGIRPSGTMPHALILVMGDTVAATIAFDKYMAPDIARVSLVDTFKDEVEESLRVAQALGKKLSAVRLDTPRERGGVTVELVKELRAKLDLAGFNHVGIFVSGGFDAAKIRLFVEQQALVSGFGIGSYITAAAPIDFTADLHEVAGKPIAKRGRLPGITPNPRLKRMM is encoded by the coding sequence ATGGCTAAGTTCGAACCGTCTAAAGAGGTGCTTTCCGGCGAGACGGCCGACGTATATTTCCAGCGTACCATTGACATCCTTAGACATGAAAAGCTCAACCCGCAGGCTGTCATGGAAGTCTTCCCCGGCCGTGACGGAGTGCTGTGCGGTATTGAGGAAGTGAAAGCCCTGCTGCGTAAAGTCCTGCCCGCCGGTGAAAGCCAGGTATGGGCCCTCGGCGAGGGGGCCGACATCAGCCGCAAGGAGGTGGTGCTGCGCATTTCCGCCCCCTACCAGAGCTACGGCCTGTACGAGACAGCCCTCCTCGGCATGCTGTCGCAGGCCAGCGGCTGGGCTACCGCGGCGCGCGAGTGCGTCCAGGCGGCTAATGGAATCCCGGTGGTCAGTTTCGGCGCGCGACATGTCCACCCGTCGGTGGCCGCCGTCATGGACTATGCGGCTGTCATAGGTGGTTGTCAGGGGTGTTCCACTACCCTGGGGGCTAAACTCGCCGGCATCCGGCCCTCGGGCACCATGCCCCACGCTTTAATACTGGTGATGGGAGATACGGTGGCGGCCACTATCGCCTTCGACAAATACATGGCACCTGACATCGCGCGCGTCTCGCTTGTCGATACGTTCAAGGACGAGGTGGAGGAAAGCCTGCGCGTGGCTCAGGCGCTGGGCAAAAAACTCAGCGCGGTAAGGCTGGACACGCCCAGGGAGAGAGGTGGCGTGACGGTTGAACTGGTGAAAGAGCTGAGAGCCAAGCTCGACCTGGCCGGTTTCAACCACGTGGGGATTTTTGTCAGCGGGGGTTTCGACGCTGCCAAGATACGCCTTTTTGTGGAGCAGCAGGCTCTGGTGAGCGGTTTTGGTATCGGCAGCTACATCACCGCCGCGGCACCCATCGATTTCACCGCCGACCTGCACGAAGTGGCGGGAAAACCAATTGCCAAGAGAGGCCGGCTACCCGGGATAACGCCCAATCCGAGACTCAAACGCATGATGTAA
- a CDS encoding M48 family peptidase has translation MDNVASSEPVLDAARQAQARRYARTKRYLSLVDYLLGGFLLVALLASGLSSRLIDFLALSSVAGALIYFLVLTAAYALITAPLDYYSGLVLPRRYGLSRQTLVNWLGDHLKTAGLGLFLGSGLVSMAYWLLSFTPEWWWLWGWVAVMLISLVLSVLAPVIILPMFFKTKPLADGEIKARLEKLAQAARVKVRGIYTVEFSAKNTTANAALMGAGATRRILLSDTLLDKYTPPEITVIMAHEMGHQRHRDMLRLFIFQGLVMLASFFGAALVFKALTESLGFKDVSDAAALPLLILVFGLMGLVMTPLTAFFTRRVESQADFFAITLTGDSDSFISAMAKLTDQNLAEGTPPRWVEVLLDDHPSYRQRVAMAQRFKATQLSANSS, from the coding sequence TTGGATAATGTTGCGTCCTCTGAACCCGTTCTTGATGCCGCAAGACAAGCCCAGGCACGCCGTTACGCCAGGACGAAGCGCTATCTGTCACTGGTAGACTACCTGCTGGGCGGCTTTTTGCTGGTGGCGCTGCTGGCGAGCGGGCTCTCGAGCCGCCTGATTGATTTTCTAGCCCTGTCTAGCGTGGCGGGAGCACTGATTTACTTCCTTGTCCTGACAGCAGCCTATGCTTTGATTACAGCGCCTCTGGACTATTATTCAGGTCTGGTGCTGCCCCGCCGCTATGGTCTTTCACGTCAAACGCTCGTAAACTGGCTGGGAGACCACCTTAAAACGGCCGGCCTGGGGCTGTTTTTAGGTTCGGGCTTGGTATCGATGGCATACTGGCTGCTCTCCTTCACGCCGGAGTGGTGGTGGCTGTGGGGCTGGGTAGCAGTCATGCTTATCAGCCTGGTGCTGAGCGTCCTTGCCCCGGTTATTATTCTCCCCATGTTTTTCAAAACAAAACCGCTGGCAGATGGTGAAATCAAGGCACGTTTAGAAAAACTGGCTCAGGCGGCCCGGGTCAAGGTCAGGGGCATTTACACCGTCGAGTTCAGCGCCAAGAATACCACCGCCAACGCGGCGCTCATGGGAGCGGGAGCCACCCGGCGCATACTGCTGAGCGATACCTTGCTGGATAAATACACGCCGCCTGAAATAACGGTTATCATGGCCCACGAAATGGGGCACCAGCGCCACCGCGACATGCTGAGGTTGTTTATTTTTCAGGGACTGGTCATGCTGGCGTCATTTTTTGGGGCGGCTCTCGTCTTCAAGGCTTTAACGGAGAGTCTTGGGTTCAAGGACGTCTCGGACGCCGCAGCCCTGCCGCTTCTCATTCTCGTGTTCGGGCTGATGGGGCTGGTCATGACACCCTTGACAGCTTTTTTCACGCGCAGGGTCGAGTCTCAGGCCGACTTTTTCGCTATTACGCTCACCGGCGACTCGGACTCCTTTATTAGCGCCATGGCCAAACTGACCGACCAGAACCTGGCGGAAGGAACGCCTCCGCGCTGGGTAGAGGTTTTACTGGACGACCATCCGAGCTACCGCCAGCGCGTGGCAATGGCCCAAAGGTTCAAAGCAACCCAATTGTCCGCTAACTCCTCCTGA
- the tsaD gene encoding tRNA (adenosine(37)-N6)-threonylcarbamoyltransferase complex transferase subunit TsaD — MKILGVESSCDETAAAVVEDGVRILSNEIASQVDIHARYGGVVPEVASRQHLLAIVPIIRQAMDKALTTWQDIDAIAVTHGPGLAGSLLVGVSAAKAVAFAQGIRLMGINHLEAHIYANWLGTTRPEFPLLCLIVSGGHTDLVLMRGHGDYTLLGKTRDDAAGEAFDKAARILGLGYPGGPAIDRASQNGKPCLDLPHAWLAGTHDFSFSGIKTALYRMVEDDKISNANDAAASFQEAVVSILAVKTIAAAKEHGVKQILMSGGVASNRLLRQRLSQESPMPVLIPEPVLCTDNAAMVAACGYFRLQTGKSDGLDMDVIPGLRLF; from the coding sequence GTGAAGATACTGGGGGTCGAAAGCTCCTGCGATGAAACGGCGGCGGCAGTCGTCGAGGACGGCGTCCGCATATTGTCCAACGAGATAGCTTCACAGGTGGATATCCACGCACGATATGGAGGTGTGGTGCCCGAGGTGGCCTCGCGACAGCACCTGCTGGCTATCGTCCCCATCATTCGCCAGGCTATGGACAAGGCATTGACAACCTGGCAAGACATTGACGCCATCGCCGTGACGCACGGGCCGGGGCTGGCGGGGTCATTGCTCGTCGGTGTGAGCGCCGCCAAGGCTGTCGCATTTGCGCAAGGCATCAGGCTCATGGGAATCAACCACCTCGAAGCGCACATTTATGCCAACTGGCTGGGAACTACCCGGCCTGAATTCCCATTGTTATGTCTAATAGTCTCCGGCGGGCATACCGACCTCGTGCTGATGCGCGGCCACGGCGACTATACCCTGCTGGGGAAAACCCGGGATGACGCCGCCGGCGAGGCTTTCGACAAGGCGGCGCGCATACTGGGGCTGGGTTATCCCGGCGGTCCGGCTATAGACAGAGCCTCACAGAATGGCAAGCCCTGTCTAGACCTTCCACATGCCTGGCTTGCGGGCACGCATGATTTTAGCTTCAGCGGCATCAAAACAGCCCTCTACCGCATGGTGGAGGATGATAAAATCAGCAACGCGAACGACGCTGCCGCCAGTTTTCAGGAAGCCGTTGTGTCCATCCTGGCGGTCAAGACCATCGCAGCCGCGAAAGAGCACGGTGTCAAACAAATCCTTATGTCAGGCGGCGTGGCCTCCAACCGCCTGCTGCGCCAGCGCCTCAGCCAGGAATCACCCATGCCTGTATTGATTCCGGAACCTGTACTTTGCACCGATAACGCCGCCATGGTGGCCGCCTGCGGCTACTTCAGGCTCCAAACCGGGAAATCAGACGGCTTGGATATGGACGTAATACCTGGCCTCAGGCTATTCTGA
- the tilS gene encoding tRNA lysidine(34) synthetase TilS, whose translation MSDDIRLGIIRFFQNHNLTGSKLVVAVSGGPDSVCLLHLLSTLKDELGLTLHIAHLDHHLRGEESRADAEYVRGLAGSLHIPVTIGQGDVKAFQKVNKMTLEEAAREVRYLFLADVCEKIGTHYIVTGHTQNDNVETILLHIVRGSGTRGLVGLRPLTPKTIGDRGLVIVRPMLDITREETIDYCQQMRLEPRTDSSNFELSPLRNKIRLKLLPLLTDYNSNISEALLRLSSSAADELEYLDGQVAELWNKVVTRDGEVITLDREGLQNVHPALKRHLLRTCLEQLPGGLKDIESRHIEDMLSLMDKPSGRRIDLPYGLVFMAGYDTLWLGKESELPCPYPWLDGEYPLTIPGVTELPGWHVEAKVVHALDREDNSLVAYMDFDKVGQKLNVRTWKRGDRFHPLGLGAEKKLGKFMMDARIPKHWRRNIPVVVSSSGIVWLAGYRLDERVKVTSQTRRVLRLEFKRG comes from the coding sequence ATGTCCGATGATATTAGGCTTGGAATAATCCGTTTTTTTCAGAATCATAATCTGACCGGCTCGAAACTGGTGGTAGCCGTTTCGGGCGGCCCGGATTCTGTGTGCCTTTTACACCTGCTGTCTACCCTCAAAGACGAACTCGGTCTGACACTGCATATCGCCCACCTCGACCACCATTTGCGTGGTGAAGAATCTCGGGCGGACGCTGAATATGTCCGGGGACTGGCTGGCAGTCTGCATATTCCTGTCACCATTGGACAGGGTGATGTCAAAGCTTTTCAAAAAGTCAATAAAATGACGCTGGAAGAGGCGGCACGCGAGGTGCGTTACTTATTTCTCGCCGACGTTTGCGAGAAGATTGGCACTCACTATATCGTCACCGGGCACACGCAGAACGACAATGTCGAGACCATCCTGCTGCACATCGTGAGGGGCAGCGGCACGCGCGGTCTCGTCGGTCTCAGACCTTTGACACCCAAGACAATCGGTGACAGGGGACTTGTCATCGTCCGTCCGATGCTTGACATAACAAGAGAAGAAACGATTGACTATTGTCAGCAGATGAGACTTGAACCGAGGACCGATTCCTCCAACTTCGAGCTTTCGCCCCTGCGCAACAAAATCCGCTTAAAACTTCTGCCGTTGCTCACGGATTACAACTCGAATATCTCTGAGGCTTTATTACGCCTGTCATCTTCCGCTGCAGATGAACTGGAGTATCTCGATGGTCAAGTCGCAGAACTTTGGAACAAAGTGGTTACGAGAGATGGCGAGGTTATTACCCTTGACAGAGAGGGGCTGCAAAATGTCCACCCGGCCCTCAAGCGACACCTGCTGAGGACCTGTCTCGAACAGTTGCCGGGCGGTCTCAAAGACATCGAATCGCGCCACATCGAAGATATGCTGTCACTCATGGACAAACCTTCTGGCCGCCGCATCGATTTGCCTTACGGACTGGTTTTCATGGCGGGGTATGACACTCTCTGGTTGGGAAAAGAGAGTGAACTGCCATGTCCTTATCCTTGGCTTGATGGGGAATATCCGTTGACTATCCCGGGAGTTACGGAACTGCCTGGCTGGCATGTCGAAGCAAAGGTTGTCCATGCCCTTGACAGGGAGGACAACAGCCTGGTGGCCTATATGGATTTCGATAAGGTCGGGCAAAAACTCAACGTACGGACATGGAAAAGAGGCGACCGTTTTCACCCCCTGGGGCTGGGTGCGGAGAAAAAACTGGGAAAGTTCATGATGGATGCCAGAATTCCAAAACACTGGCGGCGCAATATTCCGGTGGTCGTGTCATCTTCGGGTATTGTCTGGCTGGCGGGTTATCGCCTGGACGAGCGAGTAAAAGTAACTTCACAAACAAGGCGGGTGTTGAGGTTAGAGTTCAAACGTGGCTAG
- a CDS encoding co-chaperone GroES, producing MVSKIQPLGERVLVKPMAREEVSRGGIVLPDTVKEKPQEGEVLAVGMGKRSDKGEHIPMEIKVGDIVLYAKYGGTEIKLDGEDLIILRESDILAKKAK from the coding sequence ATGGTATCTAAAATTCAACCGTTGGGCGAACGGGTCCTGGTCAAGCCCATGGCCAGAGAGGAAGTGTCCAGAGGTGGTATCGTCCTCCCGGACACCGTCAAGGAAAAACCCCAGGAGGGCGAGGTGCTGGCAGTAGGGATGGGCAAACGCTCTGACAAGGGCGAGCACATCCCCATGGAAATCAAGGTCGGGGACATCGTCCTCTACGCCAAATACGGAGGCACCGAGATTAAACTCGATGGCGAGGACCTGATCATCCTGCGTGAAAGCGATATTCTGGCCAAGAAAGCCAAGTAA
- a CDS encoding DUF2344 domain-containing protein: MNRLRVRFKRGEEIKFISHLDLIRVWQRVFRRAGVMLAYSEGFNPHPRLSLAAPLALGVTGEAELMDVYTVQPLSNHAFTAMVGPQLPQGLEIAQVFPMPLEAPTLQAQMRFAEYEVRVAAPDIDRLKCAIDSLMASESLPWQHQRDTGVKSYDLRKLIESVWLVSHENDFATLGMKLRCDSSGAGRPEQVSKALGLDTPLSIHRTKLILQAG; this comes from the coding sequence ATGAACCGTCTAAGAGTCCGCTTTAAGCGCGGCGAAGAGATAAAGTTTATCTCTCACCTAGACCTGATAAGGGTATGGCAGCGCGTCTTTCGCCGGGCGGGAGTGATGCTGGCTTACAGTGAGGGTTTCAACCCACACCCGCGCCTTTCGCTGGCCGCGCCTCTGGCGCTGGGCGTAACCGGTGAGGCGGAGCTTATGGATGTCTATACTGTCCAGCCCTTGTCCAATCATGCCTTCACCGCCATGGTCGGTCCGCAACTTCCTCAAGGCCTGGAAATCGCCCAGGTCTTTCCCATGCCTCTCGAAGCCCCGACGCTGCAGGCTCAGATGAGATTTGCCGAGTATGAAGTCAGAGTGGCCGCACCTGACATCGACAGGCTGAAGTGCGCGATTGACAGCCTGATGGCGAGCGAGAGCCTTCCCTGGCAGCACCAGCGTGATACAGGCGTTAAGTCGTACGACCTGCGCAAGCTGATTGAGAGCGTATGGCTCGTGTCCCATGAGAATGATTTTGCCACCCTGGGTATGAAACTGCGCTGCGACAGCTCTGGGGCGGGACGGCCGGAGCAGGTGTCCAAAGCCCTGGGCCTGGACACCCCGCTCTCCATTCACCGCACGAAACTCATCCTGCAGGCAGGTTAA
- a CDS encoding HlyC/CorC family transporter, with protein sequence MPAVFYLYLALLFFCVVLYAFFNSAETAYVSLERYRLQSMVDSKVKGASRVAKLLEKPERLLSTILTGQNLMATAATALGTLMAISIWGDEQGALFATLIMTFILLIFGEATPKTFAVRNRERLSILFVGPTQFLTWLFRPLVVVLSWISNAFSRLVGGQTERTTLVRPEDIESMINVGHKEGTVEKNEAEMLHNVFDFGDRPVREVLVPRPEVVSVPRGTSLSDFFATYSESPKSRYPVYEESMDNVIGTLSTKDVLMAIARDGITKESHIDDLVRPAYFAPETKRISDLFQDMRDKNYHMGIIVDEYGGTAGIVSLSRLMEEIFGPVGDELGAAEKEFELINEHTFQVDGGMRIEEANTEIGLSLPEGEYETVAGFILHLMGRIPKQGQQLKYRDLKIVITKMKGHKIEEVLITREKAQKDEPSKSPL encoded by the coding sequence ATGCCCGCCGTGTTTTATCTCTATTTAGCGCTTCTCTTTTTTTGTGTTGTTCTATACGCTTTTTTCAATAGCGCCGAGACTGCTTATGTCTCTCTGGAAAGATACCGCCTGCAGAGCATGGTAGATAGCAAGGTAAAGGGAGCCAGCCGTGTCGCCAAACTGCTGGAGAAACCGGAGCGCCTGCTTTCCACTATCCTTACCGGCCAAAACCTTATGGCCACTGCCGCTACCGCGCTTGGTACGCTTATGGCCATCTCGATTTGGGGTGACGAGCAGGGGGCTCTATTCGCTACTCTCATCATGACATTTATCCTGCTCATTTTTGGAGAGGCAACTCCCAAAACTTTTGCCGTGCGTAACCGCGAACGCCTTTCCATCCTTTTTGTAGGCCCGACACAATTTTTGACTTGGCTATTCAGACCGCTCGTGGTCGTGTTGAGTTGGATTTCCAACGCTTTCAGCAGGCTGGTCGGCGGACAAACCGAGCGCACCACCCTGGTCAGGCCAGAAGACATCGAAAGCATGATAAACGTGGGGCACAAAGAGGGCACGGTTGAAAAGAACGAAGCCGAGATGCTGCACAACGTTTTCGATTTCGGAGACCGGCCCGTGCGCGAGGTACTGGTGCCGCGTCCGGAAGTGGTCAGCGTGCCCAGGGGAACCAGCCTTTCCGATTTTTTTGCAACCTACTCCGAGTCTCCCAAATCGCGCTACCCGGTTTACGAAGAAAGCATGGACAATGTCATAGGTACCCTGTCCACTAAAGATGTGCTCATGGCTATCGCCCGGGATGGCATTACCAAGGAGAGCCATATAGATGATCTGGTGCGGCCGGCTTACTTCGCGCCGGAGACCAAGCGCATCAGCGACCTTTTTCAAGACATGCGCGATAAAAACTATCACATGGGCATCATCGTCGATGAATACGGCGGCACGGCAGGCATCGTCAGCCTGAGCCGCCTCATGGAGGAGATTTTTGGTCCCGTAGGTGATGAATTGGGGGCTGCGGAGAAGGAATTTGAGTTGATAAACGAGCATACCTTCCAGGTGGACGGAGGCATGCGCATCGAAGAAGCCAATACCGAGATCGGCCTCAGCCTGCCTGAAGGGGAATACGAGACGGTGGCGGGTTTCATCCTGCACCTCATGGGACGCATCCCCAAACAGGGACAGCAGCTCAAATATCGCGACCTGAAAATCGTAATCACCAAGATGAAGGGCCACAAGATCGAAGAGGTCCTCATCACCAGGGAGAAGGCGCAGAAGGATGAACCGTCTAAGAGTCCGCTTTAA